One Sphingomonas sp. LHG3406-1 genomic window carries:
- a CDS encoding PH domain-containing protein: MGLFSATEIDTQEVARRYQALLLDGEDVLIAFKTLRDIAFLTDRRLCLVNIQGWVGKKVAIQSIPYRSITRFSLETAGTFDLEADMVFWLAGSTQPLEIKIGRGSNLAAIQQVLARGILR, from the coding sequence ATGGGCCTATTTTCGGCGACCGAGATCGACACGCAGGAGGTCGCCCGTCGCTACCAGGCGCTGCTGCTCGACGGCGAGGACGTGCTGATCGCGTTCAAGACGTTGCGCGACATCGCCTTCCTGACCGACCGCCGGCTCTGCCTCGTCAACATCCAGGGCTGGGTCGGCAAGAAGGTCGCGATCCAGTCCATCCCCTATCGCTCGATCACCCGCTTCAGCCTTGAGACGGCAGGAACCTTCGACCTGGAAGCCGACATGGTCTTCTGGCTGGCGGGCAGCACGCAGCCCCTGGAGATCAAGATCGGGCGGGGCAGCAACCTGGCCGCGATCCAGCAGGTGCTGGCGCGAGGAATATTGCGCTGA